One window of the Saccopteryx leptura isolate mSacLep1 chromosome 9, mSacLep1_pri_phased_curated, whole genome shotgun sequence genome contains the following:
- the CMTR2 gene encoding cap-specific mRNA (nucleoside-2'-O-)-methyltransferase 2, with protein MSKCRKPPLSSSPETFSPDVVADIFELFAKNFSYIKPLNDEWQLPDPSEIFTCDHTEFNAFRDLKNSLNEVKNLLSDKKLDEWHEHTAFTNKAGKIISHVRKSVNAELCTQAWCKFHEILCSFPIIPQEAFQNGQLNSLHLCEAPGAFIASLNHYLKSRPFPCDWNWVANTLNPYHEANDNLMMIMDDRLIANTLHWWYFGPDNTGDIMSLKYLTGLQNFISNMATVHLITADGSFDCQGNPGEQEALVSSLHYCEVVTALTTLGNGGSFVLKMFTLFEHCSINLMYLLNCSFDQVYVFKPATSKAGNSEVYVICLHYKGREVIHPLLTKMVLHFGTEMTRKALFPHHVIPESFLKRHEECCVFFYKYQQETISENIRLFQCMGKGEKARLNNLRDYAVHYFMQKLELKPLSRNNWLVKKSNIGCSTNTKWFGQRNRYFKTYNERKMLETLSWKDKVVKGYFNSWAEEHTAYHPGQSSLLEGTASNLEYHLWYVLEGKKLPKVKCSPFCDGDILKALNEAIEKSLGGALSLVSKFRLKQQNYCSCHVFSEELIFSELFSLIKCLQDEQVVQLSNQIKCLLVGFPTLPDIKMCVPLEVQLLQSAELLAYTCSLLHDGDPAYQHLFLDCLLHSLQELSTGDVMILPVLSCFTRFMAGLMFVLHSCFRLITFSCPTSSEPLKTCAVLLCVGYQDLPNPVFQYLQNVNELLSSLLSSNAPQQVLQFVPMEVLLKGTLLDFLWDMNAAIAKRHLHLIIQGEREEISSLQL; from the coding sequence atgagTAAGTGCAGAAAGCCACCACTGAGTTCAAGTCCTGAGACATTTAGTCCAGATGTTGTTGCTGACATTTTTGAACTCTTTGCCAAGAACTTTTCTTACATCAAGCCGCTTAATGATGAGTGGCAGTTACCAGATCCCAGTGAGATTTTTACCTGTGACCACACGGAATTTAATGCATTTCGTGATTTGAAGAACTCcctaaatgaagtaaaaaacctGCTGAGTGATAAGAAACTGGATGAATGGCATGAGCACACTGCTTTCActaataaagctggaaaaataatttctcatgtAAGAAAATCTGTGAACGCCGAACTTTGTACTCAAGCGTGGTGTAAGTTTCATGAAATTTTGTGCAGCTTTCCAATTATTCCACAGGAAGCTTTTCAGAATGGACAACTGAATTCTCTACACCTTTGTGAAGCTCCTGGAGCTTTTATAGCTAGTCTCAATCACTATTTAAAATCTCGTCCATTCCCTTGTGATTGGAATTGGGTGGCTAATACTCTAAATCCATACCATGAAGCAAATGACAATCTTATGATGATTATGGATGACCGACTTATTGCAAATACCTTGCATTGGTGGTACTTTGGTCCAGATAACACCGGTGATATTATGAGCTTGAAATACCTGACCGGACTTCAGAATTTCATAAGCAACATGGCCACTGTTCACTTGATCACtgcggatgggagttttgattgCCAAGGAAACCCAGGTGAACAAGAAGCTTTAGTCTCTTCTTTGCATTACTGTGAAGTAGTCACTGCTCTGACAACTCTAGGAAATGGTGGTTCTTTTGTTCTGAAGATGTTTACTTTGTTTGAACATTGTTCCATAAACTTGATGTACCTGCTAAACTGTTCCTTTGACCAAGTCTATGTTTTCAAACCTGCTACAAGCAAGGCAGGAAACTCAGAAGTCTATGTGATCTGTCTCCATTATAAGGGGAGAGAGGTTATCCATCCTCTGTTAACTAAGATGGTACTGCATTTTGGGACTGAAATGACCAGGAaagctctctttccccatcatgTGATTCCTGAATCTTTTCTTAAAAGACATGAAGAGTGTTGTGTGTTCTTTTATAAATATCAGCAAGAGACTATTTCTGAGAACATTCGTCTGTTTCAGTGTATGGGAAAAGGGGAAAAAGCAAGGCTGAATAATTTAAGGGACTATGCTGTTCATTATTTCATGCAGAAGTTGGAATTGAAGCCTCTTTCCAGAAATAATTGGCTAGTAAAGAAATCTAATATTGGTTGTAGTACAAATACAAAATGGTTTGGGCAGAGGAACAGATATTTTAAAACCTATAATGAGAGAAAAATGCTAGAAACCCTTTCATGGAAAGATAAGGTGGTCAAGGGATACTTTAATAGTTGGGCTGAGGAACATACTGCATATCATCCTGGACAAAGTTCTCTTTTAGAAGGGACAGCTTCCAATCTTGAGTATCACTTATGGTATGTTTTAGAGGGAAAGAAACTGCCAAAAGTAAAGTGTTCTCCTTTTTGCGATGGTGACATTTTAAAGGCTCTTAATGAAGCAATTGAAAAGTCATTAGGAGGAGCCTTGAGTTTGGTTTCCAAGTTTAGGCTAAAACAGCAGAATTATTGTTCTTGTCATGTTTTTTCTGAAGAACTGATATTTTCTGAGTTGTTTAGCCTTATCAAGTGCCTTCAGGATGAGCAGGTTGTGCAACTCAGCAACCAAATAAAGTGCCTGCTTGTGGGTTTTCCGACTCTTCCTGATATCAAAATGTGTGTACCTTTGGAAGTTCAACTCCTTCAATCAGCTGAACTCTTGGCTTATACCTGTTCATTGCTTCATGATGGAGACCCAGCTTACCAGCATTTATTTTTGGACTGCCTTCTACATTCATTACAGGAGCTTAGCACAGGAGATGTTATGATTTTGCCTGTGCTTTCTTGTTTTACTAGGTTTATGGCTGGTTTGATGTTTGTTCTCCATAGCTGTTTTAGACTCATCACATTTTCTTGTCCCACATCCTCCGAGCCCCTGAAGACCTGTGCAGTCCTGCTGTGTGTTGGTTACCAGGACCTTCCAAATCCAGTTTTCCAGTATCTGCAGAATGTGAATGAATTGTTGAGTTCTTTGCTTAGCTCTAATGCACCCCAGCAAGTTTTACAGTTTGTGCCAATGGAAGTGCTCCTTAAGGGGACACTACTTGACTTTTTGTGGGATATGAATGCTGCCATTGCTAAAAGGCATTTGCATTTGATTATTCAAGGTGAGAGAGAGGAAATCAGCAGCCTTCAGTTATGA